From Gemmatimonadaceae bacterium, a single genomic window includes:
- a CDS encoding ATP-dependent DNA helicase RecQ — translation MPTSLKTKARHVLVDRFGHKDFQKGQWEPIDAVLGGEDALVVMPTGSGKSLVYQLPALMLPGLTVVVSPLIALMKDQQDKLAAHGVDALAMHSHLTDAEARDLAQRVGDGGGEILYLTPERFKDREFFERLLTRTVSLFVIDEAHCVSQWGHDFRPDYLTLGSVVKRLGRPPILALTATATQEVRDDIARQLGMKDPHVTVTGFARPNLRFEVKRTVNQAMKDAALEQVLRESPGVGVIYVATVREAERLHEHFSPHFPIGLYHGKLNGPERKETQDRFMRDEFKAIIATNAFGLGIDKRDIRFVVHYHFPGSVEAYYQEAGRAGRDGLPATCTLFYRVEDSRVQSYFLGGKYPDVEEAAKVAIVLEQVPLGETALIDELAEKSGVARRKARIVLVLLKRHGLVREYRGGSWERLQNRLTQVDLSADLTDYEERRVQDRAKLRSMINYCQSAQCRTRFILDYFGEDVEPAWQCCTCDACDGDLVVKRRRVSAEMEAAAAL, via the coding sequence ATGCCTACGTCGCTCAAGACCAAAGCGCGTCACGTCCTCGTCGACCGCTTTGGTCATAAGGATTTCCAGAAAGGTCAGTGGGAGCCGATCGACGCCGTCCTAGGCGGCGAGGACGCGCTCGTCGTCATGCCCACCGGCAGCGGCAAATCGCTCGTGTATCAGCTGCCCGCGCTGATGCTGCCGGGACTCACGGTTGTCGTGAGTCCCCTGATCGCGCTCATGAAAGACCAGCAGGACAAGCTCGCGGCACACGGCGTCGACGCACTCGCGATGCACTCGCACTTGACCGATGCCGAAGCGCGCGATCTCGCGCAGCGCGTCGGCGACGGCGGCGGTGAAATCCTCTACCTCACGCCGGAGCGATTCAAGGATCGCGAATTCTTCGAGCGGCTGCTCACTCGCACCGTGAGCTTGTTCGTGATCGACGAAGCGCACTGCGTGAGCCAGTGGGGACACGACTTCCGGCCGGACTACCTCACACTCGGCTCCGTGGTCAAGCGCCTGGGGCGGCCGCCGATTCTTGCGCTCACCGCGACGGCGACGCAGGAAGTGCGCGACGACATCGCGCGACAACTGGGCATGAAGGATCCGCACGTCACCGTCACGGGATTCGCGCGGCCGAATCTGCGCTTCGAGGTCAAGCGCACGGTCAATCAAGCGATGAAGGATGCGGCGCTCGAGCAGGTGCTGCGCGAAAGTCCGGGCGTAGGTGTCATCTATGTCGCGACGGTGCGTGAGGCCGAGCGGCTGCATGAACATTTTTCGCCGCATTTTCCGATCGGACTTTATCACGGAAAGCTGAACGGTCCGGAGCGCAAGGAGACGCAGGATCGCTTCATGCGCGACGAGTTCAAGGCGATCATCGCGACGAACGCGTTCGGACTGGGCATCGACAAGCGCGACATTCGCTTCGTGGTGCACTACCATTTTCCGGGATCGGTCGAGGCGTACTATCAGGAGGCGGGCCGCGCCGGGCGCGACGGACTCCCCGCGACGTGTACGCTCTTTTACCGCGTCGAAGACAGCCGGGTGCAGTCATACTTCCTGGGCGGCAAGTATCCCGATGTGGAAGAGGCGGCGAAGGTTGCCATCGTGTTGGAGCAGGTGCCGCTGGGCGAGACCGCGCTCATCGACGAGCTCGCGGAAAAATCCGGTGTCGCACGGCGCAAAGCGCGCATCGTCCTCGTGCTGCTCAAGCGGCATGGGCTCGTGCGCGAGTATCGCGGCGGCAGCTGGGAGCGTCTCCAGAACCGCCTGACGCAGGTCGATCTGAGCGCCGACCTCACCGACTACGAAGAGCGGCGCGTGCAGGATCGCGCGAAGCTGCGCTCGATGATCAACTACTGTCAGAGCGCGCAGTGCCGCACGCGTTTCATTCTCGACTACTTCGGCGAGGACGTGGAACCGGCGTGGCAGTGCTGCACCTGCGATGCGTGCGACGGCGACTTGGTCGTCAAACGCCGCCGTGTCTCCGCCGAGATGGAAGCGGCTGCAGCGCTGTAG
- a CDS encoding Hsp20/alpha crystallin family protein, with protein sequence MLTNRNANSLNSTLDRMLTLNRAIDQALSTNWTGDARVWVPAVDVVEKKDAYVMYAELPGVDASRVDISFEQNVLVIRGTKPSPLDPSKQGELRVYAAERVFGAFERAIRLPEFVDGEQISADFANGLLTVTVPKAHAAQPRKIEIRGTDAQTHVSNN encoded by the coding sequence ATGCTGACCAACCGCAACGCCAACAGCCTCAACTCCACGCTCGATCGCATGCTCACCCTCAACCGCGCGATCGACCAGGCCCTCTCGACCAACTGGACCGGCGATGCCCGCGTCTGGGTTCCGGCCGTCGACGTCGTCGAGAAGAAAGACGCCTATGTGATGTACGCCGAGCTGCCTGGTGTGGATGCGTCCAGGGTCGACATCAGCTTCGAGCAGAACGTGCTCGTCATTCGCGGCACCAAGCCGTCGCCGCTCGATCCCTCCAAGCAAGGCGAGCTCCGCGTCTACGCCGCCGAGCGCGTGTTCGGCGCGTTCGAGCGTGCCATTCGCCTGCCGGAGTTCGTGGACGGCGAGCAGATCAGTGCCGACTTCGCGAACGGTCTCCTCACGGTCACCGTCCCGAAGGCCCATGCGGCGCAGCCGCGCAAGATCGAGATCCGCGGTACCGATGCGCAGACGCACGTCTCGAACAACTAA
- a CDS encoding THUMP domain-containing protein, which translates to MKTPARRHISPSQLSIFAVTAPGLEPLCAAELRALGIRGKVDEGGVAWRGDMESVMRANLWLRTASRVIVRVAEFRAKAFFELELNAKKIPWKQYVSPNARVEFRVTARKSKLYHTGAIAERLGDAVSAAVKGVTVEKGGSEDDDAGAASQLFIVRFAHDVATVSVDTSGALLHRRGYRQQLAKAPLRETLAAAVLLGAGWNGTTALTDPMCGSGTIAIEGARIARRIAPGCERRFTFLDWPGVDTARWETLVRAARETELPRSPVAIQASDRDAGAIDAARANAERARVASDIAFAVQPISALSAAEPPGLVAINPPYGVRVGERVRLRNLYAQLGNVLRAQRAGWALALLSADTQLERQADLEFEERFRTKNGGIPVRLVVAPVADVTR; encoded by the coding sequence GTGAAGACTCCCGCCCGGCGCCACATCTCACCCAGCCAGCTTTCGATTTTCGCGGTCACCGCGCCCGGCCTCGAGCCGCTTTGCGCGGCTGAGCTCCGCGCGCTCGGCATTCGAGGCAAGGTCGACGAAGGCGGCGTCGCGTGGCGCGGGGACATGGAATCCGTCATGCGCGCGAATCTCTGGCTCCGTACGGCGTCACGCGTGATCGTGCGCGTCGCGGAGTTTCGAGCGAAGGCGTTCTTCGAGCTCGAGCTCAACGCGAAGAAGATTCCATGGAAGCAATACGTTTCGCCCAATGCGCGCGTGGAATTTCGCGTCACGGCGCGCAAGTCGAAGCTGTATCACACCGGCGCGATCGCAGAGCGGCTGGGCGACGCGGTGTCGGCGGCCGTGAAGGGCGTCACGGTCGAGAAGGGCGGCAGCGAGGATGACGACGCCGGCGCGGCGTCGCAGCTGTTCATCGTCCGATTCGCGCACGACGTGGCAACGGTGAGCGTAGATACGTCTGGCGCGCTGCTGCACAGGCGGGGGTATCGGCAGCAGCTCGCGAAGGCGCCATTGCGCGAGACGCTCGCCGCGGCGGTGTTGCTCGGCGCCGGCTGGAATGGAACGACCGCGCTCACCGATCCCATGTGTGGGTCCGGCACGATCGCGATCGAAGGGGCGCGGATCGCACGGCGCATCGCGCCAGGATGTGAACGGAGATTCACATTCCTGGATTGGCCGGGCGTCGATACCGCTCGGTGGGAGACGCTCGTGCGGGCAGCGCGTGAAACTGAGTTGCCGCGATCGCCGGTCGCGATTCAAGCGAGCGATCGCGACGCCGGCGCGATCGATGCGGCGCGGGCCAATGCGGAGCGCGCGCGCGTCGCGAGCGACATCGCGTTCGCCGTGCAGCCGATCTCGGCGTTATCGGCCGCGGAACCTCCGGGACTCGTCGCGATCAACCCGCCGTACGGCGTGCGCGTCGGCGAGCGGGTTCGATTACGAAACTTGTATGCGCAGCTGGGCAACGTGCTTCGCGCGCAGCGGGCGGGGTGGGCGCTCGCGCTGCTCTCGGCGGACACGCAGCTGGAGCGACAAGCGGATCTGGAATTCGAGGAACGGTTTCGAACGAAGAACGGGGGGATCCCGGTGCGGCTCGTCGTCGCGCCGGTGGCGGACGTGACGCGCTGA
- a CDS encoding cupin domain-containing protein has product MATPSVTHYSWDEMPKEQVSPMLDRRLITGDRMMLAHVYLKKGCIVPKHSHENEQITYILEGELKFWIGDDESQIVHVKAGEVLHIPSNVPHKAEAVVDTLDVDIFDPPRQDWLNKTDAYLRK; this is encoded by the coding sequence ATGGCTACCCCTTCAGTCACGCACTATTCGTGGGATGAGATGCCCAAGGAACAGGTCTCGCCGATGCTCGACCGGCGGCTCATCACCGGCGATCGCATGATGCTCGCGCACGTGTACCTCAAGAAAGGCTGCATCGTCCCGAAGCATTCCCACGAGAATGAACAGATTACGTATATCCTCGAGGGCGAGCTGAAATTCTGGATCGGCGATGACGAATCGCAGATCGTGCACGTCAAGGCGGGCGAGGTGCTGCACATTCCGTCGAACGTTCCGCACAAGGCCGAAGCCGTCGTGGACACGCTGGACGTGGACATTTTCGATCCGCCGCGCCAGGACTGGTTGAACAAGACCGACGCGTACCTCCGGAAATAG
- a CDS encoding protein-methionine-sulfoxide reductase heme-binding subunit MsrQ, whose translation MTIPFALCLTPLAYIAWKFWQNKLGANPIRELEIETGLWTLRMLAITLSVTPVRRAFGWNWLQKYRRMLGLFTFFYATVHMSMWAGVDWFFAWGDMWHEIVKHKYILIGMTTWLIMVPLAVTSTRGWVRRLGKRWTKLHRLVYVAAITGTIHYLWAVKKDTFFPLVYLGVFALLLAYRVISARQRSSRESRPRSRASAAA comes from the coding sequence ATGACCATTCCGTTTGCCCTGTGCCTGACCCCCCTCGCGTACATCGCCTGGAAGTTCTGGCAGAACAAACTCGGCGCGAATCCCATTCGCGAGCTCGAGATCGAGACCGGGCTCTGGACGCTGCGCATGCTCGCGATCACGCTCAGCGTCACGCCGGTCCGCCGCGCATTCGGCTGGAACTGGCTTCAGAAATACCGCCGCATGCTCGGCCTATTCACGTTTTTTTATGCCACGGTTCATATGAGCATGTGGGCCGGCGTCGATTGGTTCTTCGCCTGGGGCGACATGTGGCACGAGATCGTGAAGCACAAATACATCCTGATCGGCATGACGACGTGGCTGATCATGGTGCCGCTCGCGGTCACGTCGACCAGAGGATGGGTGCGCCGGCTCGGCAAGCGGTGGACGAAGCTCCACCGGCTCGTGTACGTCGCGGCGATCACCGGAACCATTCATTACCTGTGGGCGGTGAAGAAGGACACCTTCTTCCCGCTGGTGTACCTGGGCGTGTTCGCGCTGCTCCTGGCCTACCGCGTTATTTCCGCGCGACAGCGATCGTCTCGAGAATCGCGTCCGCGATCGCGCGCATCGGCGGCGGCATAG
- a CDS encoding mechanosensitive ion channel family protein, with protein MPAPVADLLDRQFLSNSLRAWLTAGLTTAVVLLVALVVRRVLISRIGALASRTTNQIDDLIVDLLKGTRTWVLVALAVLTGISSLSLHGRIAPLIPPLTKLILLWQLALWSVAAIAFWVELHLKRRTGTHDRTSVAMITAMGVGAKVVIWLLIFITALKSVFSVEITPLITGLGVSGIAIALAVQNILGDLLAALAIVFDKPFDVGDNIGVDNINGIVEHIGLKTTRIRSVTGEQIIIGNSDVLKSRLRNYRRMFQRRATFNLDVPFDTSTDVLERLPTVLEQIVTAQKPVRFDRSHVASFTESGIRLETVYYVLDPEYNVYMNIQQAINLEILRRFNADQLKFALPSRTVFHHGPGAKDLAVGAQPQGGGS; from the coding sequence GTGCCCGCACCTGTTGCCGATTTGCTCGATCGGCAATTCCTCAGCAATTCGCTGCGCGCGTGGTTGACCGCCGGCCTGACGACGGCCGTGGTGTTGCTCGTCGCCCTCGTGGTGCGACGCGTGCTGATCTCACGCATTGGAGCGCTCGCGTCGCGCACGACGAATCAGATCGACGACCTGATCGTCGATCTGCTGAAGGGAACGCGCACGTGGGTGCTCGTTGCGCTCGCGGTGTTGACCGGCATTTCGAGTCTGTCGCTGCACGGACGGATCGCGCCGCTGATTCCGCCCCTCACGAAGCTGATTCTCCTCTGGCAGCTCGCCCTCTGGTCCGTGGCGGCGATCGCGTTCTGGGTCGAGCTCCATCTCAAGCGTCGCACGGGCACGCACGACCGCACGAGCGTGGCGATGATCACGGCGATGGGCGTCGGCGCCAAGGTCGTGATCTGGCTGCTGATCTTCATCACCGCGTTGAAATCGGTGTTCAGCGTGGAGATCACACCGCTCATCACGGGCCTGGGTGTCAGCGGGATCGCGATCGCGCTGGCGGTGCAGAACATTCTTGGCGACTTGCTCGCCGCGCTGGCGATCGTGTTCGACAAGCCGTTCGACGTCGGCGACAACATCGGCGTCGACAACATCAATGGCATCGTCGAGCACATCGGACTCAAGACGACGCGCATTCGCAGCGTGACCGGTGAGCAGATCATCATCGGCAACAGCGATGTGCTCAAATCGCGGCTCAGAAACTATCGCCGCATGTTCCAGCGGCGGGCCACGTTCAATCTCGATGTGCCGTTCGACACGTCCACCGACGTGCTCGAGCGGCTGCCGACGGTGCTCGAGCAAATCGTGACGGCGCAGAAGCCGGTGCGCTTCGACCGCAGTCACGTGGCGAGCTTCACCGAGTCGGGCATCCGCCTCGAGACGGTGTACTACGTGCTCGATCCCGAGTACAACGTGTACATGAACATTCAGCAGGCGATCAACCTCGAGATTCTGCGCCGCTTCAACGCGGACCAGCTCAAGTTTGCGCTGCCGAGCCGAACGGTGTTCCATCACGGGCCGGGCGCGAAGGACCTGGCTGTTGGAGCGCAACCACAGGGTGGGGGCAGTTAG
- the msrP gene encoding protein-methionine-sulfoxide reductase catalytic subunit MsrP — translation MLIKKPDDIKSSEITTEEQYLNRRKFLAAAGVVTAGLMGSGRLIHAIAPARDRDARQDEKPNTYDEITHYNNYYEFGTDKEDPAANAQKFRTKPWTVKVDGLVKKKGDYHLEDLLKPYKVEDRTYRFRCVEAWSMVIPWQGVPLGEMIKTFEPLPSAKYVRFETIYAPDQMPGQREPILQWPYVEGLRMDEAMHPLTLMVTGLYGKPLPNQDGAPFRLIVPWKYGFKGIKAITKISFVADQPKNTWQIANADEYGFYANVNPEVDHPRWTQASERRIGQFRRIKTLMFNGYADQVAHMYAGMDLRKNF, via the coding sequence ATGCTCATCAAAAAGCCCGACGACATCAAATCGTCCGAGATCACGACCGAAGAGCAGTACCTGAATCGCCGAAAGTTTCTGGCGGCGGCGGGTGTGGTCACCGCCGGGCTCATGGGCTCGGGCCGCTTGATCCACGCGATCGCTCCCGCGCGCGACCGCGACGCGCGGCAGGACGAGAAGCCGAACACGTACGATGAGATCACGCATTACAACAACTACTACGAGTTCGGCACCGACAAGGAAGATCCGGCGGCGAACGCCCAGAAGTTCCGCACCAAGCCGTGGACGGTGAAAGTCGACGGTCTCGTGAAGAAGAAGGGCGACTATCACCTGGAAGATCTGCTCAAGCCGTACAAGGTCGAGGATCGGACCTATCGCTTCCGCTGCGTCGAAGCGTGGTCGATGGTCATACCCTGGCAGGGCGTGCCGCTGGGCGAGATGATCAAAACGTTCGAGCCGTTGCCGAGCGCGAAATATGTACGTTTTGAGACTATTTATGCACCGGATCAGATGCCCGGGCAGCGCGAGCCGATCCTGCAGTGGCCATACGTCGAGGGGCTGCGCATGGACGAAGCGATGCATCCGTTGACGCTGATGGTCACGGGACTCTATGGAAAGCCGTTGCCGAATCAGGATGGCGCGCCGTTCCGGCTCATCGTGCCGTGGAAGTACGGCTTCAAAGGCATCAAGGCGATCACGAAAATCTCATTCGTGGCGGATCAGCCGAAGAACACGTGGCAGATCGCGAACGCGGACGAGTACGGCTTTTACGCGAACGTGAATCCCGAGGTCGATCATCCGCGCTGGACGCAGGCGAGCGAGCGGCGGATCGGGCAGTTCCGGCGGATCAAGACGCTCATGTTCAACGGCTACGCGGATCAGGTGGCGCACATGTATGCGGGGATGGATTTGAGGAAGAACTTTTAG
- a CDS encoding SDR family oxidoreductase yields the protein MDLGLRGKTAVVAAASRGLGRAIADELAREGVRLVICARGADTLDAARKEIADATDADVHSVVADLSEAAGIERVAAAAREAFGHVDILVNNAGGPPAGPFEKHDWDVWQQAVNLTLRSTVELTRAMLPGMRERKWGRVINVTSIAVKQPVENLMLSNSVRSAVTGFARTLANEVAIDGVTVNNILPGYTRTERVEQLAAANAAKEGLASQDILGRFEREIPMRRLGEPREFAALAAFLASERASYITGQSIAVDGGWIRALL from the coding sequence ATGGACCTGGGGCTACGCGGAAAGACCGCCGTCGTCGCCGCGGCCAGCCGCGGCCTTGGCCGCGCGATCGCCGATGAGCTGGCGCGCGAAGGAGTGCGACTCGTCATCTGCGCACGGGGCGCCGATACACTCGACGCCGCGCGAAAGGAGATTGCCGACGCAACCGACGCCGACGTTCACTCAGTCGTCGCCGATCTCTCCGAGGCAGCGGGAATCGAACGTGTCGCCGCTGCGGCGCGAGAAGCGTTTGGCCACGTCGACATTCTCGTCAACAATGCCGGCGGGCCACCGGCCGGACCGTTCGAGAAGCATGACTGGGACGTCTGGCAGCAGGCGGTGAATCTCACGCTTCGCAGCACGGTCGAGCTGACGCGCGCCATGCTGCCGGGCATGCGCGAACGAAAGTGGGGCCGCGTGATCAACGTGACGTCGATCGCCGTGAAACAACCGGTGGAAAACCTGATGCTGTCGAACAGCGTGCGCTCCGCCGTGACCGGGTTTGCGCGCACGTTGGCCAACGAAGTCGCGATCGACGGTGTGACGGTGAACAACATCCTTCCTGGCTACACACGAACCGAGCGCGTCGAGCAGTTGGCGGCCGCAAACGCCGCGAAGGAGGGGCTCGCCTCGCAGGACATTCTCGGCCGGTTCGAGCGCGAGATCCCGATGCGCCGGCTGGGTGAGCCGCGTGAGTTCGCGGCACTGGCGGCGTTTCTGGCGTCGGAGCGGGCGAGCTACATAACTGGACAGTCGATCGCGGTCGATGGGGGATGGATTCGCGCGCTGTTATAG
- a CDS encoding beta-propeller fold lactonase family protein — translation MNARRLLRLTVSALLIAAGCSSDHTSAPLPAPTITSLSNSTGVQGTTTTLTLVGANFVTGGTTVAVSGTGVTASSVSVASENMLTVTLTIASTAELGARSLTVTTSAGTSGAQTFTINPPVPALTGVTPAIVVRGATTTVTLTGGNFISASSTTVAVSGADITVQNTKVVSATSITADLVVGSSAALGGRTISVTTTGGTSGTQGFTINPPAPTIASLSASAGVTGTSFTQTITGSNFVAGTSVAVSGSGVSVSNVTVASPTSITATFTVATDAAVGSRAVTVTTSGGSSGAAAFTVNPPAPTATGVTPAIGVLGTSVPVTISGSNFVSGATSVSVSGTGVTVGSLSVTNSTTLTATLAIDAAAALGARTITVTNAGGTTATLSFTIIPPTPTVTTVTPSGGSQRTSVTVTLAGTNFVPGATVNVDGAGLTVDSVNVASGTSMTARITIAASAVAGDHNLTVTTSGGTSAAVPFRVFSVVPFIGSMNPVAAAIATAVGVNITGANFVAGGTSVSVSGTGVTVGAVNVTSTNSLAVTFTVSATADLGARNVTVSTSNGTSNTATFSVVSVLPVLSSISPANGAQGGVQTLTLTGTDFVPGATTLSVSGANVTANNVNVASSTSLTADFTVDAGAALGSRDVTVNTRGGTSGAQSFNVIIAPSITSFAALSTHVTIVQPVTLALTAANAPTCSINNGIGSVGCTSSTVVTPGTTKTFTASATSAGATVNASSQVFVNEPGRWLYSSAFGSNQVRMWSIDPTTGDITAIGAGTAGTAAGPNDVAVDPSGHFAYAADHTAGRVSEWTIDQTTGALTNGGSVAASAGSTSLVVDPTGRWVYVVNDVSAANGSSISEFSIGSTGALTAIGTVAAGNHAQSLTVDPLSRYVYATNQNDNTISLYKINADGTLAANGTLAVPGNPPFTSQPRGITVDPTGRFVYVTERIQNRVHSYSINSDGTLTATGIATPSSGTMTHVAVDATGRWAYVPDLNSGIIHTFAVDQTTGVLTEGGSIGTAQGVRVGTEWIVSDPQGKWVYTGNGIDNSVSIFAINQSTGHLTLVATHAAGSNPQGLAVSR, via the coding sequence GTGAATGCACGCCGCTTGCTGCGGTTGACGGTTTCGGCCCTCTTGATCGCGGCGGGCTGCTCGAGTGACCACACCTCCGCGCCGTTGCCCGCGCCGACGATCACGTCACTATCGAACAGCACCGGCGTGCAGGGCACGACCACGACGCTGACGCTCGTCGGCGCGAACTTCGTCACTGGCGGAACGACCGTCGCCGTGAGTGGCACGGGCGTCACCGCGTCTTCCGTGAGCGTGGCCAGCGAGAACATGCTGACCGTGACACTGACGATCGCATCGACAGCCGAGTTGGGGGCGCGCAGCCTGACCGTGACGACGAGCGCCGGCACGAGCGGAGCGCAGACGTTCACGATCAATCCGCCTGTCCCCGCGCTGACCGGCGTAACGCCGGCGATCGTCGTTCGCGGCGCGACGACGACGGTGACGCTCACCGGCGGCAACTTCATCTCGGCGAGCTCGACGACGGTCGCCGTGAGCGGCGCCGACATCACGGTGCAAAACACGAAGGTGGTGAGCGCGACGTCCATCACCGCGGATCTCGTGGTGGGATCGAGCGCGGCGCTCGGCGGGCGGACGATCAGCGTGACGACGACCGGCGGTACGAGCGGCACGCAGGGCTTCACGATCAATCCGCCGGCGCCGACGATCGCAAGTCTCAGCGCGAGCGCGGGCGTGACCGGTACGTCGTTCACCCAGACGATCACCGGATCGAACTTCGTCGCGGGTACGAGCGTCGCGGTCAGCGGAAGCGGCGTGTCAGTCTCCAACGTGACCGTGGCGAGCCCCACGTCGATCACGGCGACGTTTACCGTCGCGACCGATGCCGCGGTGGGCAGCCGCGCGGTCACGGTCACGACGTCGGGCGGATCGAGCGGCGCGGCGGCGTTCACCGTGAACCCGCCGGCGCCGACCGCGACCGGCGTCACGCCGGCAATCGGCGTGCTAGGCACGTCCGTCCCGGTCACGATTTCCGGAAGCAACTTCGTGAGCGGCGCGACCAGCGTCTCCGTCAGCGGGACGGGCGTCACCGTCGGTTCATTGTCGGTTACTAATAGTACAACTCTTACAGCCACCCTCGCGATCGACGCCGCCGCCGCGCTGGGCGCACGCACGATCACCGTGACGAACGCGGGCGGTACCACGGCGACGCTGTCATTCACCATCATTCCGCCCACGCCGACCGTCACGACCGTCACGCCATCGGGTGGGTCGCAGCGCACGAGTGTCACCGTCACGCTCGCCGGCACCAACTTCGTGCCTGGCGCGACCGTGAACGTCGACGGCGCGGGCCTCACCGTCGACAGCGTCAACGTGGCGAGCGGTACGTCGATGACGGCACGCATCACGATCGCCGCGTCGGCGGTCGCGGGCGATCACAATCTCACGGTGACGACGAGCGGCGGAACGTCGGCCGCGGTTCCGTTCCGCGTCTTCTCGGTGGTCCCGTTCATCGGGTCGATGAATCCCGTCGCCGCCGCGATCGCGACCGCGGTGGGCGTCAACATCACCGGCGCGAACTTCGTCGCCGGCGGAACATCGGTGAGCGTCAGCGGCACCGGCGTCACCGTGGGCGCGGTCAACGTGACCAGCACCAATTCGCTCGCGGTGACATTCACCGTGAGCGCGACGGCGGATCTCGGCGCGCGCAACGTGACTGTGAGCACGAGCAACGGAACGAGCAACACCGCGACCTTCTCGGTCGTGTCCGTCTTGCCGGTGCTCTCGAGCATTTCACCGGCGAACGGGGCGCAAGGCGGCGTTCAGACGCTCACGCTGACGGGCACGGACTTCGTGCCCGGCGCAACGACGCTGTCGGTGAGCGGCGCGAACGTGACGGCGAACAACGTCAACGTCGCGAGCAGCACGTCGCTCACCGCCGACTTCACCGTGGATGCGGGCGCCGCGCTCGGCTCGCGAGACGTGACGGTGAACACGCGTGGCGGCACGAGCGGCGCGCAATCGTTCAACGTCATCATCGCGCCCTCGATCACGTCGTTCGCCGCGCTCTCGACGCATGTGACGATCGTGCAACCGGTGACGCTCGCGCTGACGGCGGCGAACGCGCCGACGTGCTCGATCAACAACGGCATTGGGTCGGTCGGCTGCACGAGCAGCACGGTGGTCACGCCGGGGACGACGAAGACATTCACGGCGAGCGCGACGAGCGCTGGCGCCACCGTCAATGCGTCGTCGCAAGTATTCGTGAATGAGCCTGGCCGCTGGTTGTATTCCAGTGCGTTCGGCAGCAACCAGGTTCGCATGTGGTCGATCGACCCGACGACCGGCGACATCACCGCGATCGGCGCCGGCACGGCCGGCACGGCCGCGGGCCCGAATGATGTGGCGGTCGATCCGTCGGGCCATTTCGCCTATGCCGCGGACCACACCGCCGGCCGGGTCTCAGAGTGGACGATCGATCAGACGACGGGCGCGCTCACGAACGGAGGCTCTGTCGCCGCGAGCGCGGGCTCGACCTCGCTCGTCGTCGATCCAACGGGACGTTGGGTGTATGTCGTGAACGACGTCTCCGCCGCGAACGGCAGCAGCATCTCGGAATTCTCGATCGGCAGCACCGGAGCGCTCACGGCGATCGGAACGGTGGCGGCCGGCAATCACGCCCAATCCCTCACGGTCGATCCGCTCAGCCGCTACGTCTACGCGACGAATCAGAACGACAACACGATCTCGCTGTACAAGATCAACGCCGACGGGACGCTCGCGGCGAACGGCACGCTTGCCGTTCCGGGCAACCCTCCGTTCACGTCGCAGCCTCGCGGCATCACCGTCGATCCGACCGGCCGCTTCGTGTACGTCACGGAACGCATCCAGAACCGCGTTCACTCGTACTCGATCAACAGCGACGGCACGCTCACGGCGACCGGAATCGCGACTCCCAGCTCGGGCACGATGACGCACGTCGCCGTCGACGCCACTGGCCGGTGGGCATATGTGCCGGACTTGAACAGCGGCATCATTCACACCTTCGCCGTCGATCAGACGACGGGTGTGCTCACGGAGGGCGGGTCGATCGGCACGGCCCAGGGCGTACGTGTCGGCACCGAATGGATCGTGAGCGACCCGCAAGGCAAGTGGGTCTATACGGGCAACGGCATCGACAACAGCGTCTCCATATTCGCGATCAACCAGAGTACCGGTCATTTGACGCTCGTCGCGACGCACGCCGCCGGCTCCAACCCTCAAGGTCTCGCGGTGTCGCGGTAA
- a CDS encoding tail fiber protein, translated as MSHFVGEIRRFARGLPEDWISCDGRVLPIGDHQPLFSLLGWRFGGDGRTTFSLPAVRSGVSKIEYGIACNGLYPTSDDVMLDNAYVGEIRLFGGERAPAGWLLCDGRSLPIGEPFLALFDVIGTAWGGDAEHFAIPDLRGIESDGPSGAVGRLSYIIAVAGQRQERT; from the coding sequence GTGTCCCACTTCGTTGGTGAAATCCGCCGGTTCGCGCGCGGGCTGCCGGAAGACTGGATCTCGTGCGATGGCCGAGTGCTGCCAATCGGGGATCACCAGCCCCTGTTCTCCTTGCTCGGCTGGCGGTTCGGCGGCGACGGACGAACGACGTTCAGCCTTCCCGCAGTCCGCTCGGGGGTTTCGAAGATCGAGTACGGCATCGCATGCAACGGCCTCTATCCAACGAGTGACGACGTCATGCTCGACAACGCATACGTAGGCGAGATCCGGTTGTTCGGCGGTGAGCGTGCACCGGCAGGTTGGCTGCTCTGTGACGGCCGTTCGCTTCCGATCGGCGAGCCGTTTCTCGCCTTGTTCGACGTCATCGGTACCGCCTGGGGCGGCGACGCCGAGCATTTCGCCATTCCGGATCTCCGCGGGATCGAGAGCGATGGCCCTTCAGGAGCAGTCGGCCGGTTGAGCTACATCATCGCCGTCGCGGGCCAGCGGCAGGAAAGGACCTGA